The genomic DNA TGATCAGAGTGCACTTACCGCCGTTATCGCAACGCCGTGAAGACATTGCCCAACTCGCCAATCACTTTTTAAACACCGCGGCGAAAGAGATTGGCGTTGAGCCAAAAATACTCACCAAAGAAACCGCGGTAAAACTGGCCAATTTACCGTGGCCAGGCAATGTTCGCCAACTGGAAAACACTTGCCGTTGGCTGACCGTAATGGCCTCTGGACAAGAAATCTTACCGCAAGATTTGCCTCCTGAATTACTTAAAGATCCGATCAGTGCTCAACAAAAATCGGCTGGGGCAACGGATTGGCAGACCGCATTAACCGATTGGATTGATGAAAAGCTTGCTGCTGGTGAAAGTGATTTATTAACTGAAGTTCAACCTGAATTTGAACGTATTTTACTTGAAACAGCCCTAAGACATACCCAAGGCCATAAACAAGAAGCCGCTAAGCGTCTAGGTTGGGGGCGTAATACCCTAACCCGTAAATTGAAAGAACTGTCAATGGACTAACAAGTGAACATTATCTCCAATAGTATAGTTTATCGCGTTTATTCATCACATAATCATGCAAATAACCAAGAGGATTAGAATATTTATCCACTAAAAATGTTACCCTAAAATATAACATTCAAATAAGGACAGATTGTGGATTTTGATGCTCATTCTGGTGTAGTTATTCATCAAGATTTTATACCACTCTATGCTGATGATAATTATGCAAAAATATTCGGTTATAATACAGCTCAAGATATTTTAGCGCTGAAGAGTATTTTAGAGTTAATCGATCCTGAAATGCAGGACGTCGCTGCACACACTTACTACGCATTAATGAGCGGTATCGAAAAGCCGCAGGTACGCAATTACATTAATCGTAACCGTTTAGGCATGCTAATCAACGTATTAACGATTGAACATATTGTCGAATGGCAAGGGCGCCCTGCACTGCAAGTCACGATTGTTGATTTAACCGAATCCACCACGCTTAAACATGCATTAGTACAGAGTGAACATCGCTATCAACAATTAGTTAATGGCTCTATTCAAGGGGTGTTGGTGCATCGTAACTTTAGCCCACTGCATTGCAATCAAACGTTGGCACAGCTATTCGGTTACCCTAATACTCAAACGATTATGTCACTACCCTCAATTTTAGATGTGATTGAACCTGCCTATCAAGAGCAATGGGTAGACGCGAACGCTGTGTTATTAGCGAGCAAAATAAAATCTCACTCTTTTGAAATCAAATGTTTACATTTAAGCGGCCGTTTAATGTGGGTAAAATTACTGGAAAGTGTTATCAGTTGGCAGGGGCAGTCAGCGATTCAAGTGACCATGATAGATGTCACTGAGTCTTATTTATTAACAGAGAAACTTGATAAACAAACCTATACTGATTACCTGACTAATACCCTTAATCGACGAGGGCTAATACATTT from Shewanella psychromarinicola includes the following:
- a CDS encoding sensor domain-containing diguanylate cyclase; amino-acid sequence: MDFDAHSGVVIHQDFIPLYADDNYAKIFGYNTAQDILALKSILELIDPEMQDVAAHTYYALMSGIEKPQVRNYINRNRLGMLINVLTIEHIVEWQGRPALQVTIVDLTESTTLKHALVQSEHRYQQLVNGSIQGVLVHRNFSPLHCNQTLAQLFGYPNTQTIMSLPSILDVIEPAYQEQWVDANAVLLASKIKSHSFEIKCLHLSGRLMWVKLLESVISWQGQSAIQVTMIDVTESYLLTEKLDKQTYTDYLTNTLNRRGLIHFSQQLMTDSTLVHEHLYCVLMGLDDLKQINHLFGHDIGDKALIHFAQHCQSKLADTDLLAHWCGDEFLAIIQADSKKMALKIAESIRHSINNAALIEPATDKHIRFSASVGLSNWQANDTIDTLILRADTALEQARSQITHQLVFA